One Acidobacteriota bacterium genomic window, GCATCGCTTGAGGTCGCGCGGCGACTATCGGCAATCGCTTCCGGGGTCAATCCGGTGGATTTTCCAATGTAGGAATGCGCCGCCAGACAGTATTCACACTGGTTGGTATCGGCCACGACAAGGGCGATTTGTTCGCGAACTTTGGCGCCCAGCTTTCCTTTTCCTAACGCACCGCTGAAATTGAGGTAGGCTTCGAGGACTGCCGGCGAATTGGCCAGCGTCCGCATCAGGTTGGGTGTGACACCCAGTTTGGCTTGAACTCCGTCAAGCAAATCCTTGGCTTTTCCAGTCGCAGTCTGTGGGTCAACAGCATGTAATCGGCTCATATGAAAAATCTCCTTTGGGGTTATCTCAATAAATAAAAGTATTTCGTGATCGGGTTTTCTTTCTCGCCGTCACGATTTCTCTCTATTCAAGCTGCGTGCCAGAGAAGTAATACAACACCTAACTGCTTTTTTTACAATATTTTAATTCGTTTCCAGGTGTCTTTTATCGCATCACGAAAAACCCTTTTTATCACGAAATTTCGTGATTACAATCACGAAAGATCGTGACGTCTCCTGTATTCTTCGTCGTTGGCCCATGGTTTTTCGAAGACCGTGGGCTTTGCACCACGGCTATTGAACGGCGACCCTGCGGGCCTAAAATCCTAAGCTTGATGCATATGGACACATGTTCTTCAGCCCCAAGCCCTCAGCCCCAAGCCCTAACTTATGGAATTTCAAGCTCTTCAATCGCTTGCCTTAACCGTTGCCCAGGAACGCAGCCGCAAACGAGTACTCGATCAGATGGTGACCGGGTTGCTCAACCAGCCGGGCAT contains:
- a CDS encoding carboxymuconolactone decarboxylase family protein, which produces MSRLHAVDPQTATGKAKDLLDGVQAKLGVTPNLMRTLANSPAVLEAYLNFSGALGKGKLGAKVREQIALVVADTNQCEYCLAAHSYIGKSTGLTPEAIADSRRATSSDAKTSAILTFAQKLVINRGIVSDRELELVKEAGISEGESAEIIGAVALNIFTNYFNHVAQTEVDFPKVELAASR